The following proteins are encoded in a genomic region of Populus nigra chromosome 16, ddPopNigr1.1, whole genome shotgun sequence:
- the LOC133675207 gene encoding 2-methylpropanoate--CoA ligase CCL4-like encodes MDELRPRPPNSYALTPVGFLDRAATVYGDCPSIIYNDISYTWSQTHSRCLQLASSLSSIGINKGHVVSIIAPNIPAMYELHFAVPMAGAILNTLNTRLDARTISLLLCHAESRLLFVDPMYVSLVHEAISLFPPNTKHPPLVLIADDEVVSQQPSPTVHFYDTYESLVEKGDPAFNWIRPKNDFDPIALNYTSGTTASPKGVVHCHRGLFIVTLDSLIDWSFPKQPVFLWTLPMFHSNGWSYPWGMAAVGGTNICIRKFDAPTIYGLIEKHRVTHMCGAPVVLNMLSNSPTIIKPLKNPVHIITAGAPPPATILSRTESLGFVVGHGYGLTETGGIVVSCAWKRQWSLFPATERARFKARQGVRTIGMTEVDVVDPITGTSVKRDGSTLGEIVLRGGCIMLGYLKDPVATAKCMTENGWFYTGDVGVMHPDGYLEIKDRSKDVIISGGENLSSVEVESVLYTFPDINEAAVVARPDEFWGETPCAFVTLKEACCKSTTEKEIIEYCRARLPHYMVPKTVVVTEELPKTATGKIQKALLRDMAKDMGSSRVSRM; translated from the coding sequence ATGGATGAGCTGAGACCAAGACCACCAAACTCTTATGCTCTAACTCCTGTAGGCTTTTTGGACAGGGCAGcaacggtgtatggtgattgcCCCTCCATTATCTACAATGACATATCCTACACGTGGTCTCAGACTCACAGTCGATGTCTCCAACTGGCTTCATCTCTGTCATCCATCGGTATTAACAAGGGCCATGTCGTCTCTATCATTGCCCCCAATATCCCTGCCATGTACGAGCTCCATTTTGCAGTCCCTATGGCCGGCGCCATCCTCAACACCCTCAACACTCGTCTTGACGCGCGTACCATTTCGCTCCTCCTCTGTCACGCCGAATCCAGGCTCCTCTTTGTAGATCCCATGTATGTCTCCTTAGTTCATGAAGCCATCTCCCTTTTTCCACCCAACACCAAGCATCCACCTCTCGTCCTCATAGCTGACGATGAGGTCGTTTCCCAACAACCATCACCTACCGTTCACTTTTACGACACCTACGAGAGTTTGGTGGAGAAGGGCGATCCTGCCTTCAACTGGATACGACCCAAGAATGACTTTGATCCGATTGCACTGAATTACACTTCAGGTACGACCGCGTCTCCCAAAGGTGTCGTCCACTGCCACAGGGGTCTCTTCATCGTGACCCTTGATTCTCTTATTGATTGGTCCTTCCCCAAACAGCCTGTCTTCTTGTGGACCCTGCCCATGTTCCACTCTAATGGGTGGAGCTATCCCTGGGGCATGGCTGCCGTTGGTGGGACCAACATATGTATCCGTAAATTTGATGCACCCACCATCTATGGCTTGATTGAAAAGCATAGAGTCACTCACATGTGTGGTGCACCTGTGGTTCTCAACATGTTATCAAACTCTCCCACCATTATTAAACCCTTAAAGAATCCAGTCCATATCATCACAGCCGGGGCTCCACCACCTGCCACCATACTCTCTCGTACTGAGTCCTTGGGGTTCGTAGTGGGTCATGGTTATGGGCTGACCGAAACTGGTGGGATTGTTGTGTCTTGCGCTTGGAAAAGACAGTGGAGTCTTTTTCCCGCAACAGAGAGAGCGAGATTTAAAGCAAGGCAAGGAGTGAGAACTATTGGAATGACTGAGGTGGACGTGGTGGATCCCATTACTGGAACGAGTGTGAAACGAGATGGGTCAACACTTGGTGAGATTGTTTTGAGAGGTGGTTGCATCATGCTGGGTTATCTCAAAGACCCAGTAGCTACAGCCAAGTGCATGACAGAGAATGGCTGGTTTTATACGGGAGATGTAGGTGTGATGCATCCTGATGGTTATTTAGAGATCAAAGATCGATCCAAGGACGTCATCATTAGCGGTGGTGAGAACTTGAGTAGTGTAGAGGTTGAGTCAGTGCTATACACGTTTCCAGATATTAACGAGGCGGCGGTTGTGGCTCGACCCGATGAGTTTTGGGGCGAGACGCCCTGTGCGTTTGTGACTTTGAAGGAGGCTTGTTGTAAGAGCACAACAGAGAAGGAAATAATTGAATATTGCAGGGCTAGGCTGCCACATTACATGGTGCCCAAAACAGTGGTGGTTACGGAAGAACTGCCCAAGACAGCAACCGGTAAGATCCAAAAGGCTCTGCTTAGAGACATGGCCAAGGACATGGGCTCATCAAGAGTCAGTCGCATGTGA